One window of the Salvia splendens isolate huo1 chromosome 1, SspV2, whole genome shotgun sequence genome contains the following:
- the LOC121798111 gene encoding jasmonate-induced oxygenase 2-like — protein MMSTVQVWPEPVIRVQQLSDSGIRVIPDRYVKKPADQPGDAAAASDIPVIDMEGLSSGDAEVTAALIDQACREWGFFQVANHGVSPGLMARCREAWREFFQLPLAEKQRYANSPATYEGYGSRLGVEKGISLDWSDYFFLHFLPIGLRDENKWPTLPVSCRELAAEYSREVVELCGKLMKILARNLGLREDYLLEAFGGEEELGACMRVNYYPKCPQPDRTLGLSSHSDPGGLTLLYSDENVSGLQIRRGDTWITVKPQPNTFIVNLGDQLQILSNANYKSVEHRVIVNSAKERVSLALFYNPKGDKVIKPAEELVSPGQPLRYSATTYNDYRLYIRTKGPCGKSQVESL, from the exons ATGATGAGCACGGTGCAGGTTTGGCCCGAACCCGTGATCCGGGTCCAGCAATTGTCGGACAGCGGGATCCGGGTCATACCCGACCGCTACGTCAAGAAGCCCGCGGACCAGCCGGGTGATGCAGCGGCGGCCAGCGACATTCCGGTCATCGACATGGAGGGGCTGAGCTCCGGAGACGCCGAGGTGACGGCGGCGCTGATCGACCAGGCGTGCCGCGAGTGGGGATTCTTTCAGGTGGCGAACCACGGCGTCAGCCCCGGCCTCATGGCGCGCTGCCGTGAGGCGTGGCGGGAGTTCTTTCAGCTGCCGCTGGCGGAGAAGCAGAGGTATGCTAATTCGCCAGCGACGTACGAGGGCTATGGCAGCCGGCTCGGTGTCGAGAAGGGGATATCTCTGGATTGGAGCGATTACTTCTTCCTCCATTTTCTTCCTATTGGGCTCAGAGATGAGAACAAATGGCCCACTTTACCCGTTTCATGCAG GGAATTGGCAGCGGAGTACAGTAGAGAAGTGGTGGAATTGTGTGGAAAATTGATGAAGATTTTGGCGAGAAATCTTGGGCTTAGAGAGGACTACCTTTTAGAAGCATTTGGAGGAGAGGAAGAGTTGGGTGCATGCATGCGTGTTAACTATTACCCAAAATGCCCCCAACCGGACCGCACCCTTGGCCTTTCTTCCCACTCCGATCCTGGCGGTTTGACTCTTCTTTATTCCGATGAAAATGTCTCCGGCCTCCAAATCCGACGTGGCGACACCTGGATCACCGTTAAGCCCCAACCTAACACCTTCATCGTCAACTTAGGCGACCAACTCCAG ATATTGAGTAATGCAAATTATAAAAGCGTGGAGCACCGTGTGATTGTGAATTCGGCCAAGGAGAGGGTATCGTTGGCACTCTTCTACAATCCCAAGGGTGATAAGGTCATTAAGCCGGCGGAGGAGCTGGTCTCGCCGGGGCAGCCGCTGCGCTACTCGGCCACCACTTATAACGACTACCGCCTCTACATTAGGACGAAGGGTCCTTGCGGCAAGTCTCAAGTCGAATCACTTTAA